The Onychomys torridus chromosome 23, mOncTor1.1, whole genome shotgun sequence genome segment gcAGGGCTTGGTTACataaatctttaatcccagcacttgggaggcagaagcaggaggatcactgtgagttctaagttcaaggccagcatagtttacagagtgagttcaggacagccaaagctacacagagaaaccctgtctctaaaaagaagccagggtgggggtggggtgcagatgAGATAGTTCAGCGtctaaaggcatttgctgccaaacctgaagatctgagttcaggccCCACTGCTTCtacctccgccgccgccgcctggggagagaggaagcaggataggAGCCCACATCCACGCTGCGCTGCCAGGAGGAAAGACGTTCGCCTGCGCCAAGCTCGCCCGCACCCCCGCTCTGATCCGAGCTGGATCCAGAGTTGCATACAGACCAGTTTCTGCATCAGTGTTATATCGACCCGAGACTAGGACTGGAGAGGGCTCTGCGATGTTTAATAGGGCCCAGAATGGTATGTGTCAGCTGATCCCAAGGGAGTTTCAGACCAGTGTCATCAGCAGAGACATTGATCCTGCTGCCAAATTCATTGGTGCGGGTGCTGCAGGAGTTGCTGGTTCTGGTGCTGGTATTGGAACAGTCTTTGGCAGCCTTATCATGGCTTATGCCAGAAACCCTTCACGGAAGAAGCAGCTGTTCTCCTACCCCATCCTGGGGTTTGCCTTGTCTGAAGCTATGGGTCTCTTGTTTGATGGTCGCTTTCTTGAACTTGTTTGCCATGTAACAGAAATTACTGTCTGAAATGTTGGCATTCATAGTAATTACAGATGTAATTCTGTGCATCTGAGTGTGTCTCCAAAAACTGTAGTGCTGGTGTCATGGAAATGTACGTTATTTCCAGAGTCATTTCATTAaagatgaaaactttaaaaaaaagatttgagttcaagccccagggtccacaaggtagaaggaggaaACCAACTTTCATAAATTGTCCTATGATTTTCACATGCTCTATgggaggcatgcacacacatgtgtgccacagtaatttaaaaaatttttttcaggagctggagagatggttcagaggttaagagcactggctgctcttccagaggtcctgagttcaattcccagcaaccacatggtggtttacaaccatctgtaatgagatctggtgccctcttctggcctgtgggcatacatgcaagcagaacactgtatacataataaataaataaatcttttttaaaaattattattattattattattattattattattattattttggtttttctagacagggtttccctgtgtagctttgtgcctttcctggaactcactctgtagcccaggctggccccgaactcacagagatacgcctgcttctgcctctcgagtgctggggttaaaggcatgcaccaccaacaaccagcttaaatttttaattttaaaaacatagaccTGCACAAAgccaaaactaaaatataaaaaaattcaaCACAGTACAGTTAAAATTTTCCAGAAATGTAATCTCTGAACTTAAATGGTACGGGCATTTGGAGGTGGGGCTTTGGACAAGTAACTGGGATTCAATAAGGTAACAGTGGTCTTactgtaatttatttaattagagataaggtctcactgtaaagccctggctgacctggaactatggagaccaggctggccttgaactcagagatatgcctgacTGCCTTCTGTGAGTTGGAATCAAAGGTGTAATCACTTCCAgccctttttttgggggggggcacccTGTAAGGGGAGGGGACCTGAACTAGTCTGCTTGTGAAGTACTGCGCTTCACACCTCGGTAAAGCAAGCAGGCCCTGTCAGATACTGGCCCCATGCTCTTGGACACCCGAGTCTCTAAACGGTGAGCCTATTGGATGTCTGTCTCTACAGATTCCCTAGTCTCAGGTGGAAGAACAGAAAACAGGCTGAAACAGTATTAACTAGTGAATGCAGGGACTTGGACAGCTGAGGTGGGGGACGCTAgagagttcaagactactttggtctacatagcaagtttcagaccagcctgagctgcagggGACTCTGTCTCATAGAACAGACAACACAGCAAAGCCTTCTGGGGTTTCCTGTGCCGTGTGTCTGTCAGGAGTCTCCTCACTGGACAGGACAGAGCTCAAGGCGAGGTTCTTCGGGCACAAACAGGGTGGATGAGTTGTGTTAGGAAGAACCAGGGAAGAAATGACTGTGGGAACATGTGGTGTTCACCCCCCTTCACAGCTTAGGTCTCTCCCCACCACCACACTCTGCCTTTCCTGCCAACAGTGAACCTGGTCTAGGTCCCCCGCTGCACGCAGGTGGAATTCTACCCTTCATACCACCTCATTAAATAGTCTTCTGCACACAAGTCACCTTTCCCACAAACACTGCCAGGGCCCCAGATGGGACCAGATGTTTGCCCAAGGCCAGACACAGCCCACTCCTGGACTCTAGAGCATGCCCACCACACCCACACAAGCTTGTGAGTGCCCTGCAGCTGTCCCTTGACAGCGTGCTTTGGAAGGAGCCAAGACATTTGGATCTTTGTAAGTCCTCTACCTTACTCCATGAACTAAAGGACTATTCCTTTGCATGTGAATTTCATGTCAACCAATGAGGAAATAGGTTGACTAACAACCTCCTGTATCATATTAATACTTTTTttcccaaggcagggtttctctgtgtagccctggctgtcctagaactcactctgtagaccaggctggtctcgaactcacattGATCTGctctcttctgcctctgaagtgctgggattaaaggcgtgcgctgccaccgccTGGGTAATACTAATACTTTTCAAACTGCAGCTTTAGGGGAGAGAACACATCTTCTCACACATGTCCTCAACCACACCGAACTTGAACAAGACTCACTAGAGTCTGACAGGGTAACTGGAGGTGAAGCGGTTGGTATGAGTTTCTGCATCTCACCTTCCAACTGGACTTCCAGTTTCAGTACTTTCTATTCAGCCATGATGTGGAAGAGACATTGTAAGCACAAAGTCCCCTGTTTCCTAACCCTGGAGCACCTGGCCGGGCTGCTGTGGAGGTGAAGGTCACATGCCCAAGCGCTTCAGTCAGGCTCAGGAGCCCAGGAGCAAACAGAACTTTGGTGAAATGCAGGGAGCAGGGCCCCTTGTCTCCTCCCCTAAGGCTGGTGGCCAAACGCCTACATTTCCTGGGTgaccagggaggagagagaagaaaaacacctTGTGCTGCTTGCCTCCTGTTAGCAGAGCGGGAGCCCAGGTTGGGGCCGGGTGAGGAAACAGGCTGGAACAGAAGACTGGGCAATGAAATGGGGTGAGGACAACAAAGGCTCTGTCCGCGAGAAAAATCTGAGTGCCGGGCGCAGCAGGCACAAAGGGGCTTTCTCCGGCCCGACCAGCCGAGGGCAAGGCAGAGTGTCTGGGTTGCTGCAGGCCAGGCGGCCCCGTTTCCTCCGAACCCAGCGAAGTTCCGAGTCTCCCAACCTGGATCCAGGCCACCAGGGGCCCCGcggccccgccccggccccgccccggcGTCTCCTTGACGACCGTGACCTCAACGCccgggaggaggaaggagagtccGTGCCAGTTGCTACGCGACGGCCGGGTGACGTCAGTCCATTGAGTTTAGTTCCCCAGGCAACTGGCCGGACAGCTGCGCCGGGAACTATTTGTGTCTGTCCCCAGAGGGGCGGCGGAGCCTCCGGGGTCTGGCGCAGCGGAGGAAGTGCTCTCCCGGCCGCGGGCGGGCGGCGGCCGCCGCACACAGGCCCTTTCAGGCCGCGGGCCCGGGCGGGGCGGGGTCTGCGCCCCCGTGGAGCGCCCCTCCTTGGCTCCCTGCACCCTGCTTTTCCTCCCACTGCCCGGGAGGCCCCTGGACCGCCTGGCTTTGTCCCGTGTATAAACGCTCTCTTGCGTAAACCCTAGAAGAAAGAGGCTTCTGTTTGTGGCCGTCCAGTCCACACGGCCACGTTGGCTGGCACCCCAGTATCGGTGGTACACAGTAGGTGCCCAGCAGTGGCGTTCCCAGAGGGCGGTTCCTACGCTTCCCGAGCTGCCAGAATCAGAATCCCTTGTCAGTCGCTGGTATTGAGCTACTGGGCACTGTCTGGGGTGCCCTGGTGAGCAGATGGGCTACAGAGCTTTGGAACCTCCGTGCAGAAGTAAAACGATGGGCCCCTTGTACAGAAAAGAGTCACCGTGTAGGAAATAAGCCCACTTTTGGCCGCTGAGGGTGCACTACAAGTGTGTCACATACATGGTAACCTGAGGCAAGATAGCATCAGTCAGCGGAGAAAGGATAAGGTTCAAGCCTGGAGCAGAAATGAGAAGTACCACATGACGAGAACAGAAAAAAAGGTGTGCAAAAATAAAGCAATGACCCAAATTTGGGCCTTAAAGCTGGTCAAGGCCTGCCAGTGCCAGCGGCTCGAGATTCGGGGTGCTGTGACTGAGTCTCTGGCTTAGGTTACACAGCAATCCAAGCCTCTCCCGGGCTCCTCCCTCCCACTGGGCTGCCTTTTGATACAGGTCCCTCACCATCTGTCTTCAGGGAGCAaccatccccacacacacactcccacatccccattcccacccacacccacacccacccccctaCTCCCGAACCCCTCCCTAGCTTCACAGGCCAAGCACTGACTTCCAGACCATTTGTCTACTCTGGGCAGCTCTGCCTATTCCAGGCGATATCCTACAGGTCTGTAAATTCAGGCATCTTGGCTTCTTGTCAACAGCCAGCGGCTCCCATATGATATCGACCCTGGGTTCTGAGAGCAGGAGGTGGCTGTCATCTTTCACAGAGTGGTCTCCGGGCTGGCTTGCCAGGGCACTGACTCCATGGTCCTCTGCATTCGGGACCTGGACCGTTGAAcgtgggttctctccttctctgcaGGCAGAGCCAGCACCATGATCCCCGTTTCATAGACAAACAAGGACATATACAATCCCTGTGTTACACAATTTGAGGTCTACCTGGGCCCATGCCTTATCCAGTGTGTCTCCCTGACAATCCCTCAGAAATCAGCCTTGGCTCAGTATCTAGAGCTGGAGAACAGGTTCAACTGTGTAATTTGTGCAAAAGGAAAATCCAGAGTTCCTTGTTCAACTGGTGATTAGGAATTTTAGGAAAGGTGAGATAGTGCCCATTTGTAAGCCCCATCTCAGGAGGCTACGGTGAGAGGATCATTTGAACCCAGCCTGGTAAACAGAGATagacttggcaaaaaaaaaaaaataaaaaaaaataaaaggaatggggatttagcttggttggtagagtgcttgcctagcatactcgAAGCCCTGGGCTCAGACTGCAGCACTTCATAAACCCAGGCACACAAGCTAATATTTCCACCCCTTGGGAGATGGAAGCCACAGGACCagaaagtcaaggtcatccttggctgcatgtTCACGAGTTGTAGCTTCCCTAAGGCCATCGTCATATTTAtgattcatctctctctgcccttGAGACTTTTGCATGCACCCCCAGGGTTGGGAATGGGAGCTCATCTTCCTCTTGTTCAAGACATACTCCCTGAGCAGGACTCCCATCCTGGGTGGGTCCTACATGCTAGGCACCGTCCTGTGTTATATGGAGCCTCTGCAAGACTGAAGGACTCACTCCCCAGTGCTGCTGGCCACAGACAGATGGCCTCAGCTATCAGCTTCCCTCTGGAGATAGCCGTAATTACAGAAACCGCCTTGCCTAGAGTCACACCTCCCTCCCTTCACGGGTGTATCAGATGACTGCTGTTCCTGGGTGTAGAAATATCCAGTCTCAACAGGACTATGAGAAAGGACCACCCTTGCTCTGGAGCACCCCAAGGCATCAGCCTTCCCTGAGACCTTCTCACAGTcagcttctttcttctctgcttgtccctgcCACATTCTCCTGCCTTCCAGGAGAACCAGCTTCAGAAACACCCCCTGATGAGGCTGCTGCTTCTGGGTCCCTCTGGCCTTTCCAAAGACCTATCCTGTAACAGCCATTCACTCAACGGGCCTGCTATGTCCTGAGCACTGACTGTTCAAAGTGGGAATGGTAGAGCATGGTGGAACACAAAGATATCTGGCCTCAAGGAGCTCATTCCAGCAGAAGCGCagcaaaaaaaacaacccaaaatatAAGGCAGTAACAGAAAACCCAGGAGtgctattaaaacaaacaaacaaacaacaacaacaaaaagaggctggagagatggctcagctgttaagagcactggctgctcttccagaagacctgagttcaattcccagcaaccacatggtggtttataGCCATCTATAACTGTAGTTCCACGGGATcacatgctctcttctggtgagcaaatgtacatgcagataaaaaaaaatccatatacataaagtacatacatacatacatacatacatacatacataaatctaaaaaagcaaacaaacaaaaccagaatgaTACAACAGAGAATAATCGATCACGGCTCTGGGCAACATGCTCCTGGCCAGGCCTGCTTTGTGTCAAAGGTGCCTCTGCAGATGGCAGCGCTCTCATAAGGGACTAGGCACTGGACCACTGGCAAGTGGACACTGACCAGCCTCTCAGATGGGAAGGAAGAAGCTGGGTTTGAGGCTACAGAAGGTAAGTGTGGGATGAGCTCTACTGATAGGTGAAGGCAGAGATGATGCAGAGCCTAGAAGAATCCAGTAGATTCTAAAAGAGGTGGGAACTACCCAAGGATTCTGAGGGAGGTCGAGAAGTATGCGATAGCTCTCCACGCGGCAAACATGAGATGGTAGGAGTGTTTTCTGCTTCtcatagctcaggctagtctcaaaagGAGGCCCTAGATTCCATTTGATCCAGcaccagaaaggaaaaagaaaaaggaaaaagcagaggtgctcgcctttaattccagcactcaggaggtagaagcagatggatctctgggagttcaaagccagcctgggctacagagcaagttccagaccagcttcataatgagaccctgtctcaaaaataaaatacagagctggagatacaggtcagcagttaagagccctggctgcctttCCGGGGGGCCCTGGTTCAATGTATAGCTCCTTCATGGTGGTTctcaactgtaattccagtttgtTTCATGGGTATCAAGTACCCACGtggtacaaagacatacacatgcaggcaaaatactcttAAACATggcggggggtgggagggggtggatcAACCGGTAAAATTATTTGCCAACCTAAACGCAATCTCCCGAACCCATGATGGGGAAAAAAAGCTGGATAAAGTGGCTTaatctatgatcccagcactcctgctGGGAGATAGGAGATAGATACAGCATCCCCAGTATTCTGTATCAGGGGAAAACTTACATCCAAAGTACaagggcagaaacaagagagacttTGACTCAAGAGTGAGGTTGAAGCCCGGGTATATCGACCTTGgcgttcagtcccagcactcaggaggcagtggcgcagacagatctctgtgagtcaaggccagtctgttcaacaaggtgagttccaggactacatagtgagaccctgtctcgaagcAGCGGCTGCAGGTCTAGAGGAGGGAACAGCTCAAGAGCTCCGGAGAAAGCAACCACAGCAGGGAAGGAGGCAGGTATAAAGGTGAAGCAGAGTCCTGGCAGCCGTGAAAATAGAGGGTAAGGACTCCAAGAAACACCAGAGAAGGCTCTACCAGAGACTGTCCCGGCAGATGAACTGGGACACCGTGATTCTGATCAAGTTATTTAGCCTTTGAAACTTCTCTGCTGTGTCCTCCACAAAGTGGGGATAACGACAGAGGTGCAGGAAGGATCTTGGGATGAATAAACGAGCCAGCACTCGTTAAGTGGAGGGCTTCCCTCCAAGGGAGAGTACGGCAGGCTGCGCTGTTGAGACCGATACTGCCCAAGAGCTGGGAACGGGCGGAAGGCCAGAAGCggcaggcagagaggaaactATTGTATCCAGGCAAGCAGAGGAGGCAGCTGTTTTTGGAACCAAGGGATACAAGAATCTAGACAGCTCTGGGCCTTCTGAGCCAGGGGATGGATCTCGGGGAGTTGGGGAAGTGACTAGGTAGTGAGGGAGTTCGGGGACGGCAAGGCAGGAGAGGgtcaggagcagagccaggcggaaagGCTCAATCACAGAGGTGTTGGGAACAACATGGAGACGTGGCTCAGcctggagcaggggtgggggtagcAGCGGGTGGGTCTTGAGCACACACAGTGCAGTCAGCTGGCAACTCTTAAGAGTGGCAGTCACCCTGGGTCTGACTCCTGGGTGACTCACCACTCACAGAAAGGAGGCAGACTCACTTAGGCTGAACCCTACCGGGTGCTTTAGATTGGCCTGACACTTGGGCAAGCCATTACATGCCTTAACTAATTTAGGCTTCAAAAGCCCTAGAAGGTGATACTGTTACCATCTAAATCCCCAGACAGTAGGCGGAAAAGCCAAAATCAGTAAGGCAGACGCTAGTCCAGAACTTTGAGCAGGTACACAGAGATCTGGGCGTCCCTCTCCATTACAGCAAACTCTGTTCTGATTGGCCGATGCCTGTCCTACTGGTTATTCACTGTTTTGAACGTTGCCTTGGCTACACAGCTGGATGGAGGCGGTAGACTCCAAACCACCCCTGAGCAAGGCAAAAGGATCCCTCCTTAATGACGTCCCGCCCAGAAGCAGCAACCCTTGTAAACCGTAGAGTCCATTATAAATAGCAAGTTAGCTCATTCCTCGGCCGGCAAACGAGGCCTGGTGAAGCTGGCACAGGCTGCGGAGCTGGATGGCTGAGGAGACGCTGCTGTGGGCAACCAGCATTCTTCCGGTCCGCTTGCGGGGAAACCAAGGCACCGGGGACAAAGGCCGAGGGAGCGCGGCGGAGCCGAGGGCCTCGGCGGGTCTCCAGGGCCCGCGGAGGCCCTGCTGCAGCTGTCCAGCAGGGGGCGCTACTCCCCCAGCCTTGCCTGCCCCTGGCCACACCGCAGTCCCTCCCAAACACACTCCCACTCCACTCACAAGAATCAGAATTGAGGAAGGGGCCCCTGGGATTTTGAGAAGTGGCCAGGGGGGAGCTATGGAAGTGAGAATCGGTCCCCGCCCCACTGAGAGGTAAAGCAGGACCATAAACCTTGGACCCATTTTGCTGGTGAGTAACTTGAGGCTTGAGAGGCAACCCTAAATCATCTGATTCCAAGGTCAGTCTCAAAGATCACAAGCAAATACCAACCCGCTGGATCCAGTGGGGTCGGTAGGCACCTGCCTACGTACGTGGTACTGAACCCTGAACGGTACAGTCTTCCGCTGTGCTCTCCCGGGCGGGCCAGGCCTCAGGACAACTATCTCTTCTTTGTTATGTGGTCAGTTTGAAGGGGGTTAGGCTGGTGGTTTGTTTTTAGACGCGGTCTTCTGCAGCCTTCAGCTTGGTCAAGCTTTGTAGGGGAAGCTGGCTTTGAATCCCCTGATCTCCCTGCACCCCACGGTCTGGGGTAGCAGACTTCTGCCACTACCtcagtcttgtttgtttgttttgtttttggtttgagacaagggtttctctttgtaaccgcCCTGGCTGtccggaactcactctggaaaccaggttagcctcgaacccggagatcctcctgcctctgccccctctcGCCCCGCCCCTCagctgttttttaattaaatggtTCGAAGCGCTGGGCTCCGGCTTCTTCCTCCGCTGCCTCCCAGGAGCCCCCCTCTGCCCACATCAGCCGCGTCTCACTGGGCGAGCCTGGGCTCCTCTGCTCCCAGAAGCACCCTCTAGGCCACCGTAGCCAGTGCTGTTCTGCGACCCCCCACCCTGCACGGCGCACCCTCCCCAGGCCAGGCTTTGCCCCCACCCCACAACAGGCAGCAGCCCAAACAAACAAGGCGACCGATATGAACTGAGCCGAGCCTGTGCCGCTCCCACCACGGAGCTCAGTCcctccatttaaaaaacaaaaatcaaactggAAGAGGTTTGGGAGTCAATGGGTCCATCTTGCAGGAACACTTTCCTTttctacaggggaaaaaaaaaaagtctgggcgCCGTCTCTCCAGATCTGCAGCCAAATTTACGAGGCTCGACTCGGCTGGGCAGCGGCCGGCACGAGCGGGAACCGCTCGCCCGGAGGCGGGAACTGGGCACGTCCGGCCGCGGGAGGCCCGGAGCCAGCACCTGTAAAACGGGGGGCCCGCCTCCCGCCTCCCTGAGGTCCCGGTGTCTAGCCGTGGGGGCCCGCTCTAACGAGCCTCtatttcatttcctctccttCCGGTGCAACCGTTTCCTTCTTTCTGCCCTGGGAGTTGTAGGCAGCTCGCGTGTCTGGGCGCACGTGCGTGTAAGTGATCATGTGCACACCGGAGAGTGTGCAGGCGTGGCGCCAGTGTGGGGTccttgagacagacagacacacacacacacacacacacacacgccatgtGCAAGACTCCGCATGTACTGGCCGGGGGTACACGACCGCGAGCTCGCAGTGCTTACGGGCACCCGGAGCGCGGTGACTCCGGAGACTAGTGACCCGTCCCGCCTTTTTCCCGCTCCCAGGACCTCCCCTTGATCGTGCTGGTTCTGGCAGGGAGCGGCCCCGCCCGAGCGGCCGGCTAGATGCTGCGGCTGCCAGGCGCGCCGCCCCCGCGCCGGCGCCCCGATGGGTTTTTTCCATGACTGCATCCGGCCCCGGTCGCCTTTGTTCCCGCCGTCCCTGGCCTGCCTGCGCGCCGGGGTTTTTCCAGGGCTCAATTGGAGCATGGAGGAGCCGCCTCCGCGCTCTAGCTCAGCCCTCAGGCCCCCTTTCCGAGAGCCGAGCTATCTGCAGATGCATAGCTCTgtacccccaccccgccccctgGGCTTGTGGCCTCAGCCCCATGATTGAGCACAAAGTTGGCGGTCACCATGACCCGCGCGCCTCGGTATTGCGCTGGTACGGCGCTGGTCTCGCTGCCAGTCCCTCCGGAAGGTTACAAAGACTCACAGAGATTAGGGGATGCACCTGCCTCCAGCATGGGAAGGGCAGCGCGTGGCAGCCCACAGGGCGGTCATGACCAGCGACCGGTGAAGGACTCCGCGTGCACACGGGACACGGCAGGGGGACCGTGGTGTGTCCGCAGCATGGGCGCAACTCGTGGCTGGAAAACGAAATGGGCGCACTCAAGCTGGATGCAGCGTCTCGTGATCTCCGAGACCCTCGGCATGTCAGGAAGAAAAGAGCTGACttggagggatggggaggagggcagTGGACAGTAAAAGCGGACTCCGGTCATTACCTTAGGCAGGCATAAGGTCCTTGGGTCCCTATTGTATTCGGTGGGAGTTGATTCCGTGGCCCGATCCAGCCCACACTAAGGTGAATTCAGTGAGTGCCCTGCGACCTAACCGCCCTTGCTATTACCATGCTATGTTGCGGATTTTTAACGCTTTTTATTTCCTAGGGAGGTTCACAGTGCAGCCTCCAGGCTGGGGACCAGTTTGAGGAAGTGTCTTTGCAAAGAAAAGAGCCCTGGACTAAGTGGGCATCTGTCCCGGAAAGAGGCGCAGCTCTGGGTGTACACCACCAACTGCCTGCAAGAGACTGCCTCTAGCCGCCATCTAATCTATCCAGAGGCCAGGACACCCACATACAAAGAAGTCTGGAACTGTCCTGCCTTACAGGGTGGAAGGGGTCAGCCCTGTGAGTCCCAACTGGTCTCTGCGCCACCTTCACTGCATCAGGACCCTCTGGATTATTTTCTTTCGGAAACAGTAATGAGCTGGTGTGGTGgccttaatcccagaactcagcagaGGCTGGAACTCTgtaggttcaaggccagacaTGATCTACAGAGCGAGCCCCAGAACAACCAGAGATATGTTACTTAGagtggccctgtctcaaaaacaaacaaaagcaaacaaacaaaaactacaagaGCCGTcgtggggtggtggcacacgcctgtaatcccagcactcgggaggcagaagcagctggatctctgtgagttcgaggccagcctggtctacagagcgagatctaggacaggctccaaaactacacagagaaaccctgtatcaaaaaccaaaataacaaaacaaaacaaaaaaacctagctgttcttcccaggtcctctggttcaattcccacccacgtggcagctcacaactgtctgtaactacagttccagaggatttgatgccctcAGGCAGACCTATACATCgaagcaaaacatcaatgcacataaaataaaagtaaatctcaaaaaataaaacacaaaacagccACCATGCTATTATGAAAGATCATGTGTTCCATCTTTGCCAGCTCCTGTGGAGTGCCTGTATCAGGGTCCCCTCCATTCTGGATCCTTCTATTTGCTCCCAGGGGCTCAGTACTCTCACCCACCCATCCTGGTGTGGGAAAGTCTTGTTCCCACACAGCTGGATTCCCTCTTGCCCACATCCTTTCTTTTGTGGAACTGAGGGAGGCCCCTGGCTAAGGGCAGCCCTCGCCCTAAAGGGAACTTGAACTGAGATGTGAACCGCCCAGTATCAGGCCCCAACACAGTCCTTACCCAGTACCACCTCTTTATAGGAGCTGGACAAGCAAGGCCTTCTTAGACACGCCCGTGATAAGCAAGACTCCA includes the following:
- the LOC118573358 gene encoding ATP synthase F(0) complex subunit C3, mitochondrial-like, whose translation is MQIAPSAGEMAALLHTCRVQRPLKEAGAPLLLPPPPPPGERGSRIGAHIHAALPGGKTFACAKLARTPALIRAGSRVAYRPVSASVLYRPETRTGEGSAMFNRAQNGMCQLIPREFQTSVISRDIDPAAKFIGAGAAGVAGSGAGIGTVFGSLIMAYARNPSRKKQLFSYPILGFALSEAMGLLFDGRFLELVCHVTEITV